A single region of the Grus americana isolate bGruAme1 chromosome 3, bGruAme1.mat, whole genome shotgun sequence genome encodes:
- the STX7 gene encoding syntaxin-7 isoform X1, translating into MSYGAGFGDPNQLAQRITSNIQKITQCSAEIQRILHQLGTPQDTPELRQQLQQKQQYTNQLAKETDKYIKEFGSLPATSEQRQRKIQKDRLVGEFTTALTNFQRLQRQAAEKEKDFVARVRASSRVSGGAPEDSYKEGTLVSWDSQPQAQVQDDEITEDDLRLIEERESSIRQLEADIMDINEIFKDLGMMIHEQGDVIDSIEANVENADVHVQQANQQLSRAANYQQKSRKKMCILVIVLAVGVLLLGIIIWLSVK; encoded by the exons ATGTCGTATGGTGCGGGTTTTGGGGATCCCAATCAACTAGCCCAACGCATAACTTCTAACATCCAGAAGATCACACAATGCT CTGCCGAAATACAAAGAATACTACATCAGCTTGGAACACCACAAGATACGCCTGAGTTGAGGCAACAGCT gcaacagaagcagcaatacaCCAACCAGCTCGCCAAAGAAACTGACAAATACATTAAAGAGTTTGGATCTTTGCCGGCAACAAGTGAACAG cgtcaaagaaaaatacagaaagaccGTCTTGTGGGGGAGTTCACCACAGCACTAACAAATTTCCAAAGACTCCAAAGGcaagctgcagagaaagaaaaagactttgtAGCCAGAGTAAGAGCCAGCTCAAGGGTATCT GGTGGTGCTCCTGAAGATAGCTACAAAGAAGGAACACTTGTCTCTTGGGACAG TCAACCGCAAGCACAAGTGCAAGATGACGAAATTACAGAAGATGACCTCCGTCTTATTGAGGAGAGAGAATCTTCCATTAGGCAGCTTGAG GCAGATATTATGGACATCaatgaaatttttaaagatCTAGGAATGATGATTCATGAACAAGGTGATGTGATAG acagcatAGAAGCCAATGTGGAAAATGCAGATGTACATGTGCAGCAAGCAAACCAACAGCTGTCAAGAGCAGCAAACTACCAG CAAAAGTCCCGAAAGAAGATGTGCATCCTCGTTATTGTACTTGCTGTTGGTGTATTGCTTCTTGGAATCATCATATGGTTATCTGTAAAATAA
- the STX7 gene encoding syntaxin-7 isoform X2 — protein sequence MLSVLFQIRAAEIQRILHQLGTPQDTPELRQQLQQKQQYTNQLAKETDKYIKEFGSLPATSEQRQRKIQKDRLVGEFTTALTNFQRLQRQAAEKEKDFVARVRASSRVSGGAPEDSYKEGTLVSWDSQPQAQVQDDEITEDDLRLIEERESSIRQLEADIMDINEIFKDLGMMIHEQGDVIDSIEANVENADVHVQQANQQLSRAANYQQKSRKKMCILVIVLAVGVLLLGIIIWLSVK from the exons ATGCTGTCTGTGCTATTCCAGATCCGAG CTGCCGAAATACAAAGAATACTACATCAGCTTGGAACACCACAAGATACGCCTGAGTTGAGGCAACAGCT gcaacagaagcagcaatacaCCAACCAGCTCGCCAAAGAAACTGACAAATACATTAAAGAGTTTGGATCTTTGCCGGCAACAAGTGAACAG cgtcaaagaaaaatacagaaagaccGTCTTGTGGGGGAGTTCACCACAGCACTAACAAATTTCCAAAGACTCCAAAGGcaagctgcagagaaagaaaaagactttgtAGCCAGAGTAAGAGCCAGCTCAAGGGTATCT GGTGGTGCTCCTGAAGATAGCTACAAAGAAGGAACACTTGTCTCTTGGGACAG TCAACCGCAAGCACAAGTGCAAGATGACGAAATTACAGAAGATGACCTCCGTCTTATTGAGGAGAGAGAATCTTCCATTAGGCAGCTTGAG GCAGATATTATGGACATCaatgaaatttttaaagatCTAGGAATGATGATTCATGAACAAGGTGATGTGATAG acagcatAGAAGCCAATGTGGAAAATGCAGATGTACATGTGCAGCAAGCAAACCAACAGCTGTCAAGAGCAGCAAACTACCAG CAAAAGTCCCGAAAGAAGATGTGCATCCTCGTTATTGTACTTGCTGTTGGTGTATTGCTTCTTGGAATCATCATATGGTTATCTGTAAAATAA